DNA sequence from the Euwallacea fornicatus isolate EFF26 chromosome 15, ASM4011564v1, whole genome shotgun sequence genome:
TTCGTTGCCCAAAAACCtcattcaatttattaaacgaGGTAGCACGAGGAACGCTCTATGAATTCCGTACGTTTTTGCACTTTTCGTTTAATAGCGATGTTTCCCCACGATACACGCACCCGAAAAGTTTGTAATGGGGCCCCCAAACAGCTTTAGGGTGCGTCGAAGAGCCCCCATATTACGTTACTTACACcgttattataattttaaattttatggggAAATGGAAGATTCACAATagattatttaacaaaacattttaaaggagGTAATTAACTTGAGCAGGAACACCGTTGCTGAACTTACCTTGATTAAAGCCTCGGCCAGCTTCTTATAAATGGCCTGATAGATTTGCAAAGTGTGGGGGCCAAATATAGTTGCAGCACCTTCGTATCTTTGCAGCTGAAATATGAAATCTTTCATAACTGGGGGGTATGAAAAAAAGTGATTCTTTTCATCATTTTGCCGATATTATAATAGAGAGGAAATAGAACAAAATGCAGAAGCAAAGCTATCGAAAACTCTCcattattcattaaaaatttttaatcgaattcCTGTCACAGTTGCTCGTGCTCAAGTCTTCGAGCGCGTCAGTATGTCGTGGATTCATACATCTTCCGCTCTCTGCCAATCGGCAACGGTAATTACAGAACCTCAAATATTTAACCATCGGCGAAAGAATTAAGCACCGACAGACGTACGGAGGATTCATTTTCCATGGCGGCCATTTTAATCAAGAATTTTATTAGAGACCCTTCGCCAAATGGTACTAGACTCGTAGATGTAGAATTAGCATTGTAATGACTgcttttcgattttcattggtaagtttgcaaaatttaaaaatccgataataataataatagatttTCCGCTTCGTATCCATTAATTCTGATCgagttttatacagggtgtccgagaAGTAACTTGGCTAACGTCGGGAGATGGTTTTATTGTTCAAATACTACCAAAAAAGCAAGGCAGAAAATCTCGGAATATTGAGCCCATCTTgaggaaatttcatattttggtTTATAGAGAActtgtgttttgtaatctaaaCGCCCTCGTATCTTCCTGTGCAATGCCGCTACAAAAATGCCAAAAGAACCGTTGGAAATCTTCATAAATTGCCTATTTTAAACAGCCATTGTGAGTTTATCTTATTTGCACTCTGCTGACTTCTTAAAAGCCTGAACGTAAAACTTTCCTATTTCTTTCTTcatgttaaaatttcaactgtCCTTTACTCCGAAAGATTCCGTTTCTTATATCATTCCATTTCGACTACAAAACGCTACAACttctcaaaaacgaaaaaataaaattttctcaaagtGGGCCCAGTTTTCCGAAATTTGCTACCTTACATTTTTGGTAGCATCTGCTATCTaaaaccacctcgtgaagttCGGAGAGGTAGTTCCGGGGAATCCTGCAGAGCAAGTAATCGGCAATATCCAAAGTAGAGAATTTTAGAACCGCCGGAGATTCAGATTTTTCCTTTCTTGTATGCCACTTTAGACTACTTTCTCTAGCTAATGGCATTACCCTTACATTAAAACTGGAAAGTTGTGCCCCCTATAACTTCTGTCGTCTGTTAAACGCAGTGCATCGTGATTTAAGTTTATGAGGAGTTCACCTTTGTGTCGGGTTCCTCAGAACCTGAGAGCTTAAGCTACGATTCAACCAATCAGCCCTAATGTTAAGCACACAGTCGTTTAGTTCCATAAGCCCGTGCAGGCTCGATTTTTTATCCATAAATCGAAATCCGGAAAGTTAAATTGACTGGAATTTTTCTCCCACTATGTCTTCGGGGAGTTCTTTCGCCGGCAATTCTTTACGGCCCGCAGGCGTACGACAAATTCCAACGAAAATCTTACACGTCAAATAGATCGGTCTGAAAAATCCCAATATGCTTCAGCAACAATATTTATGACAGAGCAAGTTTTAGTAAAATTGATTTCGCCCCTCATTCAACACATGTGCGAAtcaggaaaatttttgttctATATTTTTAGGGAATATACAAGCAACACACGTGTCGCATCCTCTTCAACAGTCGGGACATTAATTTGTCCGGCTCTTGTTTTGGTGACtgaaacataaacaaatttccaCTTTAACTCGTATTCCCTTTGCCGATTAGATTTATATTGCATAACCCGCTGTCGATTCTACCCCTTGTAATACAAACAAGCCAATTACGACATTAAAATCTGAAGGAGAACGATAAGAACTTGCGAAAGTTCGCTTTAGGATTCagatttgttatttatatttaagtgAGCTTCATGTAAACTTGTCCTTGTGGCACTCGAAGAAATGTAATGAAATTACAGATAGGAATTCTTAGGGAACCCCATGGAACTAACGGTAAATTTTCTAGAGAATCATTTAGTGGGTGCAAAATTATTGCTTCCCCGTTCTGAACGTTGCAACTTGCTCAGGCATCATGAAAAACAAATGCGATTAActtgaaatgtttattaaaggGAGCGAAGCTGAAGAATCTTAAGCGCAATTAAGGTCGAGGGGAGATTTCGAACGAAACCTTCGGCAATTCGAAGGGCACTGATAGATTTCGTAAAATGCAAGAAGTGGATAATATTTCAGCGAAATCCGTAAAGCAAAAAGGAAAGTGTTACACAGCATTCCGCAATACTTTATCTCCCTGGAACTGAAACTTATTGCCGCATGCTGACTTTATCACCGTAACCATTATTTCCTCTATCCAGAAACCGGCTCCGTACATCATATTTGTAGCCAAACACACCATAAATAATTCAAGCTTAAAGTCCCCGATACGGGTTAAAGAACTTCCAAATGAAGCCCCCAGCTCGCTTCAATCTCTCTCGCCAGAAGTTTCTTATTTCAAGACAAATTCGAAAACTCACTTGATACTCTTCTAAAGTGGCGATATAGCTCGTGTAAGTGTTACTCAATCCAGCTAAAACCACCTCAGTATTAGCATCAGCCCCGCTACTGGTAAGGGCGGTTTTCACAGTATTTCTTAGCCTCCTTCCGGACATCGTAGTAAATTCCCCTGGCACTCCAATTATGGCAAAGTTTCCCAGCAGTAATATTTGAGTAGAGACGATTTTTGGTTGCCAAGAATATGGCACTGTAAGCTACAGAGTGAACAATTATTAAGAAAGATGGCTTAATTTTCGAACTCACTCTGCCAGTGTTCATTAAAATGGGCTTTGGAAAGTGGCACTCAATGTCTTCCGGCAGTGGAGGGAAGATGAAGTCCCTAACCACGTTCCAGAAAGGGTTGTCTGAGGTTTGACCCTGTTTGAAGTCGAATTCTCCCGGGCCGTCGGTAGTACCAGCAGCAAAAGCGTAACCCATGGCTGGAAGGCATCCATGGACCTATATCGAAAAGCTCTGAAATTAAAGTTAGTTCGAGAAGGTAACTCAAAAAATGATCGTTATTGACCTACTTATTGAGtttctcgtgacttttgaaattaTCTGGAACGTTCATGATAAGTTTCCATTGCGTTATTCAGGATTGAAGGAAAATTCATTCAAAACGAGCTGTTCAGACATGAGGAGCCCGATGATCTTTCAGCTGATATTTGGTTTGTTAATTAATCGGCGCGTAATGGTTGCTCCGAGAGTTACAGTCTCAGCGTATAAGCGATTAGCCACTACATTTGGTAAATTCGATGATTTTTCAGCACATTAAATCGAACTGACCAAAGTTATCTTGGCGGTTTTCCTTCATGCAGGGAGACCGGAGGACAAAAACACATTCCCCACATtatcaagaaataaattttcaacttcgcATTAATGCCACACAATGGCGTTACTGACCTTAATGTAACTCAAATTAAAATCGCACAATACATTCACCATTCTGTCGAGATAACAAAACAGTATATTTACACCTAACTCACAGTTTCGATGGTCCCATTTGCGTTTTGCACTTCAATCGACTGATTCGGCATATTGATCCATTGATGGATGAATTTTATGGGTCCAGAGAGTTCCAGCGACGACTCATTTAAGAGCAATTGCTGTAATAAACctatattaaacaaattcgcAACTCCACCAAACGAGGAATCTCCCATTTACGCATATTACAAACTGCAATTAGCTGAGATGGATATGCGGGGCAAATTTATAATAGTTTCTCAGCATTTAAGGGACTTTAAAGCGCCAATCTATGAGAGCACCTCAAATTGAACATTAAGCATTGCTGAAGCAATTGGACCGTGACGATGTCGATTTTCAAacatgataaatttttatgtatcaTTCTACACTTGTTTAAATGAAGAAACAGAAATAATTTgagaaagaagaaattgaattttctttcaaatcgaAGGGGTGCTGTGCGCCCGATTACAGTTTTTAACTTTGATTCACAGTTCTAGAAGAAATACACCATAAGGCCTATTCATGCCTACAGTGCAAGAAATGCTGTTAAGGGTGATACAATGCGGATTCTATCCCGCTGCATTAGTAGTGAACACCAAACACTCTAAATCCTCGCAAATGTATGTTTCCCTCCGACATAggccaaataaaatttccatattcaTAATGACCGGAGCAGAATTCGGTAAACTTTAAATATCGGGTTTCGCTATGCCTTGAATGTGAAATTTCGACATAGCGGCACCAACAACGAACAGCAACAATaatgaaatgtaaaaatatttttgactttGTTGTTAACTGTTTCGTGATTTCATGTCAAATCGGTTGAAATTCTAGACGAAATGTGTAAATCCGTGAAATTCTTGAAGCGAACAGGGAGACACGAAAATCCAGGAGGAAATGAACAAACTTGCCTTACTTGTGGCGTGTTCCTGCGTTGAAAGTTGGcgttaaaagataaataattatgGCATCTAATAGTGGTATTATTTAACTCAGATGTTTGGCTAATTTGCGGATGTTTATCCACGAACGAGATTTAGCGGTGGACTAACATATAATGAGCATCATCCCCTCAGACGCCACTCGACTTACTTACTTCTTACAGTTGGAAAGTTTTTAagtccattaattttttagttacTACACCTATGTGTTGAACTTTCTCACGTGCCaagttaaaaattcatatatttaaACCTAATAAACTTTGCAATTAAAGCCTCAGTACAAAAAATGAGTTCCAttataaaatggcaaaatgcGGGTAGTATATGTTAGATGCGACAGCTAAATATAATGAGCTCGAGCTTCGCTTTTATCGCTGAAATGAGGATCTATGTTAAACATAAATATGTTGTATTTAATGGGATTTTATAAGTTATTACATGGCACACAAGATGATAATTGTAAAACTTGGTTACATCCATGATAATTTCAGAATCGAGTTGGAATTTATAATACAATACAGCCGGCTCTAGAGcctttattttgaactgtttcTGCCTCCATTTGCTCTCACTTAATTCCTCTATCGCGGGAAGCGTTTCAAAGAGCAAATTGTGGGAATTTCTGAAGTTAgctattatttacttaaaacttACGTGCTGGTTTAGCAGGGACTCTAATAATGATGCCAATTCAAAGCTATTTTTCATATGAGCGTGATAGCGTCTCATTAGAAAATGCAAcggcttaataaaaaaatctttcatctgaaataaagtgtcaaagaAATCGCTGCAGCATCTTCTAAGAAGTGGTAAAATGTTCTCCGTATTCAAAACTGATTTCAGGGAAACTTCTCACTTAACAAAATTGTATCCCATTCATGTACTATGTacatatattcaaaaattcatctGCGGCACATCGATAGAATGtgaatatacaaggtgtttcagaTTTATAATcgggaaaatttaacaaacgaTAGAACTTGGACAAATAATGAGGACATTTTATAAGAACTTGAACATTTCGGAGCTTCGTCACcgaaatacggggtgttaaagtttcagatttttttttcacagcaGCGTGTTTTTCAGacatgaatttgaaattttgcacgTTCACTACTATTTAGAACCTACACGATTTGATTTAATGGGTCGCTGTGAAAATCTACAGGGAGTTACTTTTTCGGGGGTCGAGCCTCGTTTTACCATCCTTAACTTTTTGTAGGCCGCCATTAATCTCTAGTAGCCATGTTTTGAATTCCTCgttcaatttagaaactttttgatttatttcgtATCTTTCTTCGCTTTCTAGCCATTTGGACATGCACCAGCAAATTAACGGCAATTTAACATTATCTTTAATTGACTGGAAAGTCCCTGCAATTAACTATTTCAAAGGGGCATTTGAGCAATCTTAAACAGATCGAAACAGATTTTCGTAGAGACTTGTTAAATCAAATCGCGTTGATTCTAAATAGTCGCGTGCAAAATTCCAAGTCGATATctgaaaaacataaacaacgctgagataaaatttaaacaaaatgtttaacttTGACACAGATCTGAAACGAAcaagttcatatgaacttttctcattattttttcgagTTCTATCGTCTATTAAACTTCCCCGActaaaacctgaaatgtcccGTACATTTACCAAGAGAAGTATACCCTCAAAGATTGTGTTGTCGTCACATTAACACCCTGTGCACGTATACAATCACCTAAATGACATCAAGGTCCCACCATGCACATAGTCAAACGAATAGATTTATCCCGCAGATATTTCTCATAaaacaaatcatttttttaggtttatcTACCTTCGATTTTTCAATCAGTCTAGTGGCGATGATCTCCTCGCTTTCGTACATGTTCTTCCCAGGACCACTGGCAATACAATACTTATTTTCCCCATTGCAGGTACTTGTGGTGTAGTCACAGGGCTCTCCTGTGTTGACACAAATGGGACCGTTCAGATTGGGGGAGACGTCACCCAAGTTAGAAGAGGCAAAGGCCCCGACAAAGTCGCCCTAAAATAAGAATGTTCCAATGGGTAATAGGAACATTATTTACCTTTGCAATTTGGAATTTGTTAACAATTAAAGGCCGACGAAGGCCCATCAGGGGAAAGGAAAACCTtgcaaaacaaacaaaaaacaccTTAAATTTTGACAGTTGAGTAATAATTCGCTTTTAGAAGGtttatgttaattaaaatacgttaaaattaaaaaatcccaccactaaatttataaaaacctATAGAAAATCCATTATCATATGTTTTCAACGTTGgttcttttaattttactcTTTTACTTGCGAAATTCCGCTCACAGTCACCCTCAAATAAAAGGAGATTGTGCTAGGGCCTCAATAGGGGTGTAATCAAGAATTATTACGCCGCACAAGTTACGTGTAGTGGCTATAAATCAAAtgctaattaatttgcttttaattgaTTTAGGTTGTTTAATATTGAAGAGACTTCGGCGTGATTATTTCGGAGTACTTGGGCGGAAATAGGAGCAATTTCGGCGTCTAATAGAGATTTTAggtgtaaattaaattaaattttacctcagggatttgttaaacattgcGTCGAGAGTCCTTTCTCCCTTGTCAACATAGATATATACGCTTAAAATCTAATTTGTGATCTGGCACTCAATTATAGCGATTGACCCCTCTAAACATGagttatttatctttttccatttacaaAGCCTTCATAGGCCCTGGATTCCCAACATTTATGTGGGATTGTGGAAAATCCCACAACAGTGATAAAACATTCCCCGTattcacataaaatatttttcacatctAAATATATCGGTGTTACGATTTGCTTATGACCATGTAAACGCAGTCAATTACCGGCCTTCAATAACAATTCACCCTTGAATTAATACAGTCCGATAAACGTGACCTGCAAAAACAGCGATTATGCGAAACATGGACAAGTCTGTACTTGTTTAGTTAATTGAacgagttttaaaaaaatataagggCGTTATTGTCGAATTTCCTATTAACTTAAACACGTGTGAGTTGTGTCAAACGATATAAAAGTAAGTATATTCAGTATATTCGCTGCTTTGTCGATATTACCGAGTGTCTACTAATTGATGTCATTTATTTCAAGGGGTGATGCGTTTGcgtgatacagggtgtcaaagttttttttcggtttttcataaatattttcggacgCAAGCGCAGTATCTcaattaaattcaatgttCAGAGGTTTTCCGAGAAGAGAAATTCAAATGCGATATTGGTTTTACCGCAATATGTAGTGGGCGTCACCTGCAGTAATGTTCTTGTGCTGAATTTGCCCTAACGTTTTTGAGGACCCAATATTTTCACTTCTAATAGGTTACGTCTTGTTTCGCCGTTAATTCTAAGCAAAAATGGTGTACTAAATCGAACACTCCCAGAACAATGGTTTTTCGAGTTATcgacaatgaaaaatttcctggCATATCACTTCATCagaacattaatttattaataaacatataGCCCCATAAATACTGAGGTAAAACCGATATCATAGTTGAGTTTATCGTCTCGGAAAACCCCTGAATACTGACTTTCATGGAGATATTGCCGTTACGTCCTAAAATATCtatgaaaaactaaaaaaaaaaaaactttgacaccctgtatcgcgaaaacgaaacaagatagaatatacatatgttggttaggactttttttttcataaaatgtgacaagaaatcaccccttgaaattAATGCCATCATTTActggataccctgtatatatgccAGTTTCTGGTAATGCCAATAAATGGAGGTCTATATGGCTGAAACGAATGACAATTGTTAGTCACGAATGTTCTAAACAGAGTAACTGAGcacatatttaatttgaactCGATTCACTTTCGTCAGAAAATCagctatttttgaaataccaCATGGTGCGCAGTAGAATTGTCTCTTACCTCACCAGGCAAACTGCCTTCATTGTACTCAGCCTCCAACAAAATAGAGGCGTAACCCACATTGTCGGACGTAACCAAACAGTTGGTGTTGTTCATTGAAACAGCATGCACGGCATACCAATTAATGGCTCCAATTACTTGGTCATCTGAAGTCCTTGTTATCTTCAGCTGCCGCAAAGTTTTATCGGTGTTGTACTCATATCTGCAGCAAGCAAAGTGAAAACTCTTAGATGGCAGCGAAGGACAACGATaagtttcaatttgaataaacttACTCGGAGTcaagtttttaattgaattgctCGAGCCGAGATAAATGTTCGTTTGTGTCGTGTGGTCTTGATTTAATTCCGTGAAGTTTCGGTTTAATGTGAATATTAAATTGAGTGTTTTATTAACTTTAGAATTTTGTTGATGTTTG
Encoded proteins:
- the CDase gene encoding neutral ceramidase isoform X2; this translates as MTEMGFSLWFRLLVVCMAFSATLATYQVGVGRADMTGPSAEITLMGYAKLTQKGCGIHLRQYARAFIFDDGTNRVLYVSADACMISHGLRNAVIERLQEAYGDTYTFENFVLSGTHTHGAPGGFLMDVLYDISQLGFCKETLDAFANGIFRAIQRAHSNMVEARLFINAAEIINANINRSPAAYEKNPQEERDKYEYNTDKTLRQLKITRTSDDQVIGAINWYAVHAVSMNNTNCLVTSDNVGYASILLEAEYNEGSLPGEGDFVGAFASSNLGDVSPNLNGPICVNTGEPCDYTTSTCNGENKYCIASGPGKNMYESEEIIATRLIEKSKQLLLNESSLELSGPIKFIHQWINMPNQSIEVQNANGTIETVHGCLPAMGYAFAAGTTDGPGEFDFKQGQTSDNPFWNVVRDFIFPPLPEDIECHFPKPILMNTGRLTVPYSWQPKIVSTQILLLGNFAIIGVPGEFTTMSGRRLRNTVKTALTSSGADANTEVVLAGLSNTYTSYIATLEEYQLQRYEGAATIFGPHTLQIYQAIYKKLAEALIKGEKVDAGPTPPDLSKLNLLSLNTPVIFDTAGWFWNFGDVTVQPPKTAKIGDVVSVKFIAGHPRNDVMAEKTFLTVEKLDSDGSWRVIATDASFETKFIWKRTGLIKGGSEVEIQWIIRDKVEPGTYRIQHFGNYKYILGGIYSYNGTSQSFTVTA